In Actinoplanes sp. NBC_00393, a single genomic region encodes these proteins:
- a CDS encoding thymidylate kinase — protein MALLAQSPSAGRRVRTVALVGIDGSGKTTQAHRLAAELAAAGLPAVYRRNAGGRHWFGRLAGLFGKEDGEQLLGRRAMLGVESVLRWLAIARTLLRRALRREIAVMDRYAVCQYASLRSHGARPSAERRARLAYRLFPKPDVTLLLAVDPEVAHERIERRGYDHESMDYLRAATKAYESLPEYPDFVVIDANGTPDQVSALIRVALLAGSASLRGDRLVTGEMAAEPTGPVALPEPRSPEPEAEPVQA, from the coding sequence ATGGCTCTCCTCGCGCAGTCCCCGTCGGCCGGCCGTCGTGTGCGCACCGTCGCCCTGGTCGGCATCGACGGCTCCGGTAAGACCACCCAGGCGCACCGGCTGGCCGCGGAACTGGCTGCTGCCGGGCTGCCGGCTGTGTACCGGCGCAACGCCGGCGGGCGGCACTGGTTCGGCCGTCTCGCCGGGCTGTTCGGCAAGGAGGACGGCGAGCAGTTGCTGGGCCGCCGGGCCATGCTCGGTGTCGAGTCGGTGCTGCGCTGGCTCGCCATCGCCCGCACGCTGCTGCGCCGGGCGCTGCGCCGCGAGATCGCCGTGATGGACCGGTACGCGGTCTGCCAGTACGCGAGCCTGCGCTCCCACGGCGCCCGGCCGTCCGCCGAGCGCCGCGCCCGCCTGGCCTACCGCCTGTTCCCGAAGCCGGACGTGACGCTGCTGCTCGCCGTGGACCCCGAGGTCGCCCACGAGCGGATCGAGCGCCGCGGGTACGACCACGAGTCGATGGACTACCTGCGGGCCGCCACGAAGGCGTACGAGTCGCTGCCCGAGTACCCGGATTTCGTGGTGATCGACGCGAACGGCACCCCGGACCAGGTGAGCGCCCTGATCCGGGTGGCTCTGCTGGCTGGCTCCGCTTCGCTCCGCGGCGATCGCCTTGTAACCGGTGAGATGGCGGCCGAACCGACCGGGCCGGTGGCGCTGCCGGAGCCGCGTTCGCCGGAGCCCGAGGCGGAGCCGGTTCAGGCCTGA
- a CDS encoding SDR family NAD(P)-dependent oxidoreductase produces MTDTRTALVTGGTGGLGGATISAFLAAGWRVVAPARPGTAGRLPTGVVPVEADLTVEAEVRAAAATAAGDPGAPLGAVVNLAGGYAGGGLVADTPFDEFASMLAINLRPTYLTTAAALPHLVAAGGGSVVCVSSRAAVAPFPGAAGYVTAKAAVLGFAGAVAVEYKKQNVRCNTVLPSVIDTPANRAAMPDADQDRWVSPEQIAAVLLFLASDASAPTSGAQIPVYGQA; encoded by the coding sequence ATGACGGATACGCGTACGGCATTGGTGACCGGTGGTACCGGTGGGCTGGGCGGGGCCACCATCTCCGCGTTTCTGGCTGCCGGCTGGCGAGTGGTCGCTCCGGCACGGCCGGGGACGGCCGGCCGGCTGCCCACCGGCGTGGTCCCGGTGGAAGCGGATCTCACGGTCGAGGCGGAGGTACGGGCCGCGGCCGCCACCGCAGCCGGAGATCCCGGGGCGCCGCTGGGGGCCGTGGTCAACCTGGCCGGCGGGTACGCGGGCGGCGGTCTGGTCGCCGACACGCCGTTCGACGAGTTCGCGTCGATGCTCGCGATCAACCTCCGGCCGACGTACCTGACCACGGCCGCTGCCCTGCCGCACCTGGTGGCGGCCGGCGGCGGCTCGGTGGTCTGCGTCTCGTCGCGGGCCGCGGTGGCCCCCTTCCCGGGCGCGGCCGGATATGTAACCGCCAAGGCCGCGGTGCTCGGGTTCGCCGGGGCGGTCGCCGTCGAGTACAAGAAGCAGAACGTCCGGTGCAACACCGTGCTGCCCAGCGTGATCGACACACCGGCGAACCGCGCGGCCATGCCGGACGCCGACCAGGACCGCTGGGTGAGCCCGGAGCAGATCGCCGCGGTGCTGCTCTTCCTCGCCTCGGACGCGTCGGCGCCGACCAGCGGCGCGCAGATCCCGGTTTACGGTCAGGCCTGA